One genomic segment of Candidatus Hinthialibacter antarcticus includes these proteins:
- a CDS encoding NADH-quinone oxidoreductase subunit C yields MFAIVGDPVDYVKNAIPELFTTSIEKVEEFRGELTLYVKPEQLRTVCEAIKQHLDLDFDHLPDLTAVDHLKEMQEGEPRFHVVIHLFSTFRKKRIRLKVPVWEDNCAVDSVADIWTSANWHERECYDLFGITFNGHPDLRRIMMPDDWEGHPLRKDYPVSNQEPYEYINKQLASE; encoded by the coding sequence ATGTTTGCTATCGTCGGCGACCCAGTCGATTATGTGAAAAATGCCATCCCTGAATTGTTCACGACTTCCATTGAGAAGGTTGAAGAATTTCGGGGCGAGTTGACGCTGTATGTAAAGCCGGAGCAATTGCGCACCGTTTGCGAGGCGATCAAACAGCATCTTGATTTAGATTTTGACCATTTGCCTGACCTGACGGCAGTCGACCACTTGAAAGAAATGCAAGAAGGCGAACCACGTTTTCACGTGGTGATTCACTTGTTCTCTACCTTTCGCAAAAAACGCATTCGGTTGAAAGTTCCTGTGTGGGAAGATAACTGCGCGGTGGATTCCGTCGCCGACATCTGGACCTCGGCCAACTGGCACGAACGCGAATGCTACGACTTATTTGGAATTACCTTCAATGGTCACCCTGATCTGCGCCGTATTATGATGCCGGACGATTGGGAAGGCCATCCGCTTCGTAAGGATTATCCGGTTTCAAATCAGGAACCGTACGAATATATCAATAAACAATTGGCCAGCGAATAA